TCCTGTCTTTGGATCCATTAATTTGCTGTTCTGTACCATGTGATATAAGTAGATACTTTTGTATATGGTATGCAGACAAAAACTTTGGTCATCTTAGTTTGGTCATGATCTGTTGCTTTCTGAATTTGCAGGTCATTTATGGGAAAACATTTTGAAGGGGAACTCATTGCATAGAGCTTTTAGTATATTTCTCTTCAACTCAAAATATGAGCTACTCCTTCAGGTATGTGATCACTATGAAAGTTAAATAGTAATAAGTTCAAATCAGCCTCTCAACTTTTCAACAATGTTCAAATAAGCCCAATTTAACTTTTGGACCTAATAAACACATAACTCTttatttaagtttaaattaGTCCTTGCCtactgaaataatttttttaataataaaatttattcataaaaaataaattggttaccattttaattaaaataagagaaataaaaaaatatagaacaAATCCAACTGCCTTCCTTCATGCAAATTCCTTATATATACCCAATTCCTTATATATACCCAATTCTTAGATAGATTCAACCATGAATTACTTACTTTACCCAAATTTGAGATTCAATCCACTCCTCCTCCTCCCAGAAGTCGTGTTACTAGAGAAGAAAATTTCCTCTTAAAATCCAGTACATCGAATGCCCACAATACGCTAACTTTTCAAACACCCATGACTAGCCTTTTCTTCTTACCAACCATTAGGCAAGTCACAGGAACTTGCAAGAGGTTATGCCTTATAAGTTTGCTAACCACACGCTATTACTGAGTTTGTTGCCCAGTCTGACTTTAACTTCTGAAGGCATCAGGTCAACCATCACTTACTACTGCTGAGTGTCTTGGTGATATCCAAAGTCAAAGTCTCAGAAAAAAGGGGAAAATTTGTGGGCTTTGCAATATTAGTTCTAGGAAGGACATGAATTTAGGTGAGATTAATTGAAGCTCTGTTATTCAATATGAGTTTGTTGCAATATTCTAGATTGTTGGATACAAatggtttatttttctttaggaTTTTAAGTTTTTAACTTGCTGGAGTGAGATCTATGATTTTTGttcctttttttaaaaactaaaattgaaaatgatttttaaattttaaaatgtaatacttaaaattttatcactaaaatgTTACGAAATAtagttactttttttttttcccacaaATTCAGCtgattttgaaataaataaaaagttttggGTTTATTAGGTCCAACAAATTAAAATGGGCTTAGTTGGATATCATCAAAATGTTGAGGGGCTGATTTGAACTTATATGCGTGTTATGGTTCAGATTCTGGAAGCCAATATCATTTCATTTACAGTCTCTTTTCTGCTCCATCATCTTAAACAGACCAGAATATGCGTTTATCgctcaaatattttttatgatgaaAAAATATTCTAGTGATCTGTCAGCTTTCTTAGACTCTATAAAACATTCCAGTGCCAAAGAAGATGGTTGAGAAAAAAATTGTTACATAGGAGATGGAACTTTAAATGCATGGAGGACAAATCTGGAGCTATTCACTGATTGAAAGGACACAAGAGTTGTGGCACATATGTGATTGAAACTTTCCCATACACATGATTGGACACAATTTGAAGTTTTTGCAAACTGCATATGCTAATTGACAGAACTTGTTACCTAAAGATAGGAATGGCCACATGATAGAAACCAATAGAAAAATCAGGAATAGTTATGCTAGAATCTGCATTTAGGGCTGTAAGAATGTTTGTGTTTTGGTGGGGTATTCATATTTCTTTGGCATTTATTTCTTGAAAATCTTGAGATATTGAGTGACaaacatttttctttattttattgacAGCAACGCTCTGGTACAAAGGTGACATTCCCACTTGTATGGACAAACACTTGCTGTAGTCATCCTCTGTATCGTGAATCTGAGCTTATCGATGAGGATGCTCTTGGTATGTATTTCTATATTTAATTCCCAATGAAAACCCTCTATACTTGCTTTCGGTGGGAGGTCAGTAATAATTTTCCTTTCCCTGTTCTATTTCACATTTATCAGGAGTGAGAAATGCTGCACAAAGGAAGCTTTTAGATGAGCTTGGTATCCCTGCTGAAGATGTTCCAGTTGATCAGTTTATCTCACTGGGACGCATTCTATATAAGGCACCTTCTGACGGAAAGTGGGGAGAGCATGAACGTAATATTTAAGATTTGATTTCCCTTACTCCTCCTTGGGTTCTGCTTTTATTTTGTCCTGTTtctatttgaattatttttatctttgaTTTGGGAACTATAATCTGGTCAGTGAATTCTTACTGCATATATACCGGGGTTTCCACAGATTCATGTGGggatttatgtgattattttgcAATAGCTCGACTTCATTTCTCTGGATTCCGTTCTTATCTGAAATCTTGTTGACTCTTTATTATTCCCATTAATTTGCAGTTGATTATCTGCTCTTCATCATCAGCGACGTTAACGTAAATCCAAACCCTGATGAAGTAGCTGATGTAAAGTATGTTAACCGAGATGAGTTGAAGGAGCTCTTGAGAAAAGCAGATGCTGGGGAGGAAGGTATAAAGTTGTCACCTTGGTTTAGACTAGTTGTGGATAACTTCTTGTTGAAATGGTGGGAACATGTGGAAAAGGGGACACTCAAGGAAGCAGTTGACATGAAAACAATTCACAAGTTGATTTGAGATAGAAATTTCATTGTTGCATCACATGTAGCTTTATAAGAATAAATTTGGCAATATGAGTTCCAAACAAAGCATTTCTTTTCTGTTGTAGCCTTCAGTATTACTAGCCAGGTCTGGTTATGTAGAAATTATTAGATGTTACCTGAAAGCAGCTTGGGCAGTTTGTGATCTTGTAAGGTAGATTTGGCTTCTCCTTTATTTGAATACTGAATAAGTtagatttttacttttattatttatgaaatttataaaatttaaaaaggctgcttgaagaataaaaagtaaaaaattttcaagtatttagtATAATTAGTATGATAATAGgaatttataaatgaaaaattttagtgataaaaataatcattattaaacttgaaaaataaaacaaatatacATCACATCAAACCTTCTATAAGCTTTAATTATTTACtctaattcataaaataaaagatattcatCTCTATCCTAACATAGGGAATGTAAAATTCTATACACGAACAATTCTTAGCGCTTATATCTCTTTACTCTCGTCAATTGAATTcatatattcatttttttttctctttacaattaaaattattcttaattgtaattttacattaacttaaaaattaattattctaatgatttaataatttatcaactttaattaaatcattccatcaattttttaataaattttaatttaaaatatttcaattataacacttcaaaactaataaaatcatttttaaaatatttatttttttacctcTATTGGCCAATAGTAAAAGaaacttttctttattattattattattattgttaatataaaaaatttattgaatcagaaattcaatatatgattttttaattttaaaaatatattaaacttaaaaaatatatataaatctaattatttttatttaagagttaaattaatttaaacatttaaattaaatttatttaaccattaagaaaaaatataagaatgtaattaaatttattttttaaaaacaattatttaataattttaattattaaatattttaatatttctgttgtatttaaaaaatactttctgcggaaagaaaatatttttgataaaataattatttttattatttaattttaatttaaaaaatatataaaaaatttatataaaaaaaattttaaagtacgtaaaataattttaaaaaaaatcaaattcaattttttttaactaaatagTATTTTTCCATTATTATTTTACATCACGCGCTCGGcctctcattttatttttcacttattTTCTTTATCGACATCATTTCTACCTTCCTCTTTCTGGTTTAAGTTTCAGAAATCTCTCCATATCCTTGGATTCGTAGAGAAAAAGCaagcacacacacacacagaagagagagagagagagagagagagagagcttggTAATTCTTCAATCGCTGGTAAATTTCTGCCTTCCGATGATTTTCTTTCTGTTTCAGATGAGATGCATGATACGAGCTCACTTCAATTGCTCTGTGATCGATCTAGATTTCTTTTTGCCTTTTGTTTTAATCTTTTTTATCAATATATTAGCAGAATAACTATCTATATCTCATTTGTCTTGCTGACATAAATAAATCGGATCTAATTCATGAGTTAGATTTGTGGGAATTTACTTTTCAATCTATGAGCTTCTCTGTTGATATCCTTTATTCTATTGTGCTTCTGTTTGAATGTAAATGAAGATGGAGATGTATTGTTTGTGGAATGATTATAATTTCTTGTTACATTCTTTTGGCCTAATGTTTTGTTCGTTATAGTCGTCAGATTTTTAGTGATTGGTTGTCAGAAGCAACCGCAATTATAAGAAGTTAAGATCAAGCTGGCTTAGATGAGCTTTCCAAATAAGGGAGGATTAATGAGGAAGTGAAGGGAAGCTTTGATTTTGGATTTTGTTATATTGTGAAACATGGGAGCAAAtatttgaaacatgatcttcgTTAATGATGAGGATTTGATCCTTTCGCCTGCTTTGCTGCTTTGATCTGCCACAATTATTTCTTATGGAATTTTCCTTGGATGTGGCTCTTTCTGGAAGGAAGATCTATAATTTATATAGTGGATTTGGAGTAATTGATGCTCTGGCATGAGTTTACTACCAGCTTGCTTCTTTATTGAAATTAGCTCTCGGAgtgaattattcaaactattTTCCCTTAATTGAAAATCAAGTGTCTTTTCATGTTTGTGGACATTGAATAGATTGTTTACTTTGCCATTTTCATTTTTAGTGTTGAGACCAAAAGCAATGAAGCCGTTTATTTAGCTGAAAATTGTATATTGGATATATCAGGAAAACAAGAGAGGATTCGGAGTGTATTATTGTCTTGGGGTTTAAGTCCAGCACTATTTGGTTATaactgaaaataattttattggtTTATTTGACAATATTTTTTATAGCTATTTGTCGTCCTTTGGTTTAACATGGTGAGAATGTGAACTAGTTACAATATTCTATTATCATCTAATACATTTGATTCTTTCTGTCACGAACGTATAGGGTATAGATGGCACTGGCCACAACTGCAGAAGTTTGTGATGCAAATCCACAGCTAATTGTGAGCGGTGAGCTCCGGGCACTGCAGCCAATTTTCCAGATTTATGGTCGGCGACAAGTCTTTTCTGGTCCAGTAGTGACCCTTAAAGTGTTTGAAGACAATGTTCTCATCCGCGAGTTTCTCGAGGAGAAGGGTAATGGCAGAGTTCTTGTTGTAGATGGTGGTGGCAGTCTACGGTGCGCAATATTGGGAGGCAATCCTGTTGTGCAAGCTCAGAATAATGGATGGGCAGGCATAGTGGTTAACGGCTGCATTAGGGATGTTGATGAGATCAATGGTTGTGATATTGGTGTTAGGGCTCTGGCTTCTCATCCAATGAAAGCTAACAAGAAGGGGATCGGGGAGAAACATGTGCCAATAACCATTGGAGGGACAAGAATCTGTGATGGTGAATGGCTTTATGCAGACACAGATGGGATCCTTATTTCTCGAACCGAGCTATCTGTTTGAATCACCTTTTCGTAGAAAGATGGCATTTTCGAATAGCCATTCATGgcaattaaattatattgtaatGGTTATTTGTAAGCTTGTCTTCTTGAGGTCGTGTTTGAATTTTAGAACATTGTGTAATACGCTCTGAACTTGCAAGAATGAAgtagaataaaaattttattatattttgtttgtcATTTGAGGCTGACACTGAATGCTCTCTTTGCTGTTGTCATCATCTGTTTAGAAATGTGGCTCTTGCTTTGCAGAATTGTGGAccttaattttcaattaaatggTATCATCTTGAATGTATAAAGACTCTTTTTGTCCATGACTTAAATAGTTCAACCATGGGAAATTTGGAATGTGGGTGAGAGAAGGGAAAAAATTAGGTTGATGAGACATTGCTCAAAGCTTGCTGGAGGTTCTAATGAATAGTACATAACTGAAACTACAATATCAATCACCTAAACACACAGACTCCGACTCTCCGATGTCTTCTTCCACTACTACACTCGTATCTTCCCTAGTAATGCACATGCTTGATGCTGATGAGCCTTCTGTTTCTGCAATATCCTTCTGCAGGAAGAttgtcctcctcctcctcctcctctgctgcCATTTTCTCATCAAGTCTGAAACTTCTCTTTCATCCCTTGGTTCCTTCTCCGACTCGACCATTTCTGTAGCACTCGAATTTCCATCCATGTTGTCATGTTCGCTGAAATTCATTACTGTCCATGGGAAGAGAAGTGGTCTACAGCAACAGATGAGAGTTATGAGAAGAAAAATGTAAATGTATATTGTTGCCCAAATAGAAATTGTCCATTTCCAGTTGCGCACCAGTTGCTTTGTCCAAGGTAGCCTAGAATTCACAATGACTTCAGCTTCATATAACTGTGGGAGATATGATGTTCCAGCCCTTGGAATCAGAGTCACTCTGATAGCTTTAGTTCTTGGATAACCTTCTTTGTGTTTCAAGATTTCAACAGATATCCTCTGGGTTTCTGCAGAGATTCCCAACACAAGGGGTATGCTCATCAAACATGTTTGTAGCAACCGAATCGGAAGGCTTCTAAATTGTAACATACATGGCTTGCTAGACTTTGATACCACATTTCCATTGCTTGATAAAATTTCTGCTGCCAACTGATACAGCAACTTCATTATTATGAAACCAATACCCTCATAGAccacaaatttaatcaaattcAAGACTTCTAAAAGATATATCGGCATACCTGAAACATCCCAACTTGCCGGTTGTAATCAGAATCAGGCATCAAAAGCTGCAGATTAACATGAAAAGTATGCCCAATTGGGATACCCATTTGCCTCTTCTTGATAATGCCCCCATCAACCCCACCAAACATGAACACAGCCTTAGGGTTCACATCAGCGTAATCAAAGAACAACTTCTGTCTCAACAACAAAGGCTCCTCCACCCACAGTTGCACCAACCCAACACCCAAGGCTCCAGCCAACATCATCACACTTACCAAAATAATGAGAACATGAACAGCACCCAGAGCTCCTACCCCTATCTTCCTCACCAAGATGAAGCTACCATGTGTTATTTTAGAGGGAACCTTGAGAACTGCAGACTCCACAGTTGCTGCAGCTGCCTCAGTTCGGCGGTAGGACTCAAAGGCCATGGAGAAGACAAGCATGAAAGGTGATAAGAGAGTGATAATGCAATTGTATATTATATCTGCTTGGAAAGAGATTATTTTTACAACCCAGTCTGCTTGTGGTTCattctcttcttcctcctcctccatcGCTGAGCATTGGAGGTCGATCACTAAAGAGAGCCGGAGGTTTTTGAGAGTTTCAACTTGCAAAACTTGGAGCTCCACCTGTGTCTGCATGTAAACTGAAAACTGAAACGTGGATGCAAGGCAGAGCTTCAGTTGACATCTGTGCTTACACCGGGaacctttaatttttattttaatttattaaatatttttattatatattatgagAATAAGTGAGTATGACAAAAAAGGAAATTattatagattttaaaaatcatCACCAAGACAGTCTGTGACAGtagaaattgaataaaaaagcaaaaaatctaaaaataaatctagcaaataaattaaaaggaaaattaattaattaattcttattaTCACAAGGTTCATGATAAAATAATGAATCTAGCAAATAAAGTTAAGAAGAAAAActcatttattttcttgttaTAACAAATTCATGATAAAACTTAAATATTGtttccatttaaaatttttttaaaaaaatctcaaatagGCAATACACATTAAATATACAACTCATAATGAGCTAAAAAAGttctcattattttttatataaataaaaaataatttatattatttttcaatatatttttatttgtatttgtttaatcactaaattatttttaaattatttaaaaatatttataattaaaaaataaattaaaaaaatatttttatggaataaatgaataatataaaacttttctGCTTTCTATACATTATTTGGCTGATTTAGATTGATTCCAGTTGATGCAAAtcaattaattagtttaacgggaaagaaattaattttaattaaaaattttggtgcaatttaattttaataaatataataataaaatttgaaataatgttctcttaaaattaaattaaattgatatatttcaacaatttaaaattaatttttcaatttaaaattaatttgataatttcaaTCGATTTCGGTTACATACTCAAACCGGACCGTGCCCGGCTTATTTATCCTGAACAAActcaacttttcttttctccctCTTTTGAACAGACactgtcttcttcttcttcttcttcttcttcttcttcctttgaaATTCTGATAATCTCTTCCCTCAAAATTCAATTTGCAGTCTCTGATTAGCTTTAGCTCCAACAGCAAATACAAGATAATGAGGGCTGAAGtttcatttttcattaataagcTCCCAGCTTCTCTGTCTTTCAAAATGACAGTCGCGTGAGTCTTACACTTCCCTACCTAATCTACCGCCCCATGGACGACAATCCACCGCCGCAACAACCATCCTCCAAAACCCTAGTTTCCTCCTCCATTGCTCATATTGACAACTTCACTGACGTAGATTACACCATCAGTTCTAATGATGCATCGGAGAATGCTATCAGAGGAAGCATTGCCCAAAGAAGAGCAGCCAAATTTGGGTTCAAGGCGGAGAAGATTAATACTGCGAGGTTTCGGACCACCAGCCCCTTGGCTTCGCCGGCTGAGGTGGGGGTTCGCTCACCTTGTATAACTATTCCACCCGGGATTAGCCCTACCGCTCTGCTCGATTCGCCTATTATGTTGCCCAATTCTCAGGTAAATGATCTTTTCCGATCATTTGATTTGGCGATTGTATTTACTGTTTAATGggatatttcaattaaaaagacTATAGGCACATTTCTGACTCGTTACCACAGCATTGGCATTTCTGAGCTCGATTTTCATTGTCTTTCAAAATGATTGTTCGGTAAAAGACTGGTCCTTTTGATTATTTATTACTTGTGTGGAGAgaattctaattaatttaactcCTAAATTCCCCACTTTCCATACAAGCATCTTCATTCCAATGCGCTGGTTATGGTCCTAGTAGtttgctctcttttttttttttttttttaatttatttttatccgGGGAACTTCTCTGTACAAGCAACTGTTTGCTTAGGAAGTTTAAATAATTCTAGCATCATAGTCGTCATATGATGCAGACAGAAGTTTTTCTGAGTGTTGCTGATAAAACTAACTTTGTAAAGCAGTGGAAATAGAGTGTATTGTCTCTATAAATTTCATGTTTCTGTTGCTAATTGTGGTTTTTGGTTGCTTTGAAACTAAGGGTTAAGGTTGGCCGGAAATAGTCTGTTGGAAATCTTTTGGTCGCAACGCATCAGTGTCTTCTCCATTTTGACATTATATGAATTAGTCTTGCATGTTCCAGTTCTTCTGGTTTTCATTCCTCACCACTACTGTTCAGTAACACTTATCTGTGATTCCTCTGTCCTTTCGTAGATTCTAGAATGATTACAATTATAAGCCCTCTCTCATGTACTTACTTttcagtttttttattatttattattttaaataaaaattttctcaaTACATGGTAAAATGTGTCCTAGAATGCCGGGTAAGCTGAAGATACTCTTCTTGATAATTGACAGGTGCACCTTTGTTGTCGTTCATGCATATTGTAGATTTAAAAAGCAGTTTATACAATTGAGAGATTTAAACATGTAGCCTAGCTGATTAAAACCAAAAATAGAATAGTGGCGAATGACACTTTAAGAGTTGATAAGCATTGAAGATACATTCTTTTTTACTCCCTTGGATATTTTGTTTTCTGAGCCATTGAGGCATTCATTTTGTTTATGGTataatatatatgtttatgtctGCTACCATCACTTATAAAAATAACGACCAGATTATTGCCCATGTTATTGATGTGGCCTAACTTTTTGGTTCCTGTACAACTTCTAGTGGTGTATATAAATCATTTCTTCATTTCCTTTTGTTGGGAAACAGCCTTCTCCCACCACTGGAACTTTTCCATTACCGTGTCTCCATTATGAAAGTTCAATGCTGAATACAGTGGTTCCTGCTGATGCTAACAAGGGTAGTAATGCTGGTTCCTTCAGATTCAAGCCTCACAAGAATCCTGATCCTCTGCCAGATTTTGCGACATTAGAAAATCAGGTATATGCTAACTTTGACCGACGTAATTGGTTCAGCATTGtggattttgaatttttgcTCTTAGGGTACCAACTTAACCAGATCAGTGATGCACTgtcagattaccttaagctttTTATCTTGGACTTTTATTTTCAGCGGACATATATGAATTTACATGCTTTGTAGATTTTGATAGATTGCTGCACGAAATAGCCTTGTCTATTTGATAGCGTCTCGGGTGTGATTTTATTATGATAGTTAGGTTATTCATGTaatgtaataaatatttcaattgaGATTTTGTGTATCATTTTTTCCTCATTTTGACAGGGAAACAATGTTAATTATCAAGCAGTTGTATCTGTGGGACCATCAATGGCTTTTGAATTTCCAGTAGAGTTCTCGAAGGAAGCTACCACAGAAAACTGTGCTGGAGGTTCAGCCACTGAGATGAAAGTTTTAAATGGAACGCTCGCAAATTCTGACTTAAGTGATGTGGAAATGGGTCATACTGATGTGGCTGGCAATCAAACCTCTATTCAAATGGAACCCATCCCTGGGGAAAATGTTGGGGCCCACAATCCTCATGAAGAAGATAAAAGGACACTACCTGCACCAGGAAATGGAAGGAATTCAGAAGATGGCTACAATTGGAGAAAGTATGGACAGAAGCAGGTAAAAGGTAGTGAATATCCAAGGAGCTACTATAAGTGTACACATCCAAATTGTGaggtaaagaaaaaaatagagcATTCCCATGATGGCCAAATAATGGAAATCATCTACAAAGGTGCCCATAATCACCCTAAACCTCAGCCTAATTGTCGAGCACAAGTTGGATCAGCTTCTTCATTTGATGAGATGCCAGAGATGGATGAAGGCGGTGAAATCCGTGTCAAAGTTGAAGTTGGATCTGTCTGGAAAAATTCAAAACCAGGGCCTGAGGATGTAAAAGTTGGTTCTGAGTGGAAGGCTGATGGTTTAGAAAGGACATCTTCAGCATCTGTTGTGACTGAGCTTTCTGATCTGCTATCGGCCACCCAAAGGAAATCTATGAGCACCTTTAAATCAGCAGGAACTCCAGAGCTTTCTTCCACCCTTGTTGGCAATGATGATGATTGTGATGATGGAGCTACTCAGGGAAGCATATCACTTGGAGTTGATGCTGATGTCGAGGAATCTGAGTCAAAGAGAAGGTAATTGTCTCTGTGAAATGCTGAGTATATCTGTGCAAAACAacatgatatattttttatttttcatttactcCTCTTTTGTATTTCAGGAAGATGGAGAGCTGCGGGGTAGAAACAAGTTTGGCATCCAGAGCTGTCCGTGAACCAAGAGTAGTTGTCCAAATAGAAAGTGAAATTGACATACTTGATGATGGCTACCGCTGGAGGAAGTATGGCCAAAAAGTTGTCAAGGGGAATCCAAACCCTAGGTATTGATATTTTATACCGTTTTTTGTGCACAATTCTAGCATGTTGACTCAATTAAAATGAATTTCACTGACTGTAGTAGAGATTCCTGTGTGGACTCTTCAACCGTATTGAATTTGGTTCATTTGTGGGGTATAGATGTTTTAGATATGGGTATTGGATTGAGTACATGTATGACTTCAGAGAATATAATTTTTGGTCTAAAAGAAAAAGAGCGAAATTTTaggtatatttttatttcttttttctccaaAGTGCACATACTTACATTCATGTACAAGTGGTTATgtgttctttgtttttttttaataaacattTCTTATTTCTTGACAGGAGTTACTACAAATGTACAAGTGCTGGATGTTCAGTGAGGAAACATGTGGAGAGGGCCTCCCACAATCTGAAATATGTAATTACAACATATGAGGGGAAACATAATCATGAAGTGCCAGCAGCCAGAAACAGCAATACCATGAACTCTGGTGGTGGCAGTTTAAGCCAGATTACAACCAATACGCAGCCTGCTTTGGCATTAGCCAGAAACACTGGGCCAAAACCTGAGACACAAATTCAAGATTTTGTTCCTGGCTTTAATAGAAAACCAGTATTTAACAATGACTATTTGAGACCCAGTTTTGCTGGAAATTTCAGTAATGGAATGAAGCTTGGAGCTTCAACCATTTATCCTCTGAAATACCCAACATTTCAACATACCATGCCTTACGGCCCTTTTGAGATCAACCGTAGTGCTACCCATCACTCTGGCTCTATTGCTTCACTTGTTCCAGATTTTCCAATTTCATTGCCATCAAGTATTAATGCATCTGTGGGGCTTTCTCTGGCTGGTGctgattttaattataatggAAAACCAATTGGTCAGAGTCAAGCTTTGCTCTCTGGGCAGCAGATGGTGAAGCCCAAACAAGAGCAAAGGGATGATAATCTTTATGATGCTGAGCAGTCCATTATTGATCATGTAAATGCATCTCCGTCATCTTCATCAGTATATCAACGCATGAGGAACTTTCCATCATAGTCTTGCTTCTCATAAAGTAGCGTCAGAAAGgttaaaaagaaaggaagaaagaattaaagaaaagaaaggaagagtCGTTTGTCTTCAGCGATTAAAGGTAATTATTCCCTTGCAGTTCTGTTATTATGGTTAATTTATTTCTCATTTCTATAGAAGTGCACCTTATCTTATAGAAAATGTATacagttatttgtattattttatatatagtttCAATTTTATAACTGGATCTTATCTTATAGAAAATCTACAAGTCACCATTGCTTATGTATTTTTCTCTCGCATTCAACCCTCAGATGCAACAATCGGATCGAAGTTAAACTTACAGGATTGGAACTAGttggttaaattaaattgaaatcaaaattaaaatagaaattggGCCTCTTCAGTTGATTTTAGTTTACAATGGTGTTTGGTTTATCTATTGTTTTCAGCTGCGTGAAAATTTTTTTCAGAAGCAACTTGGAATTACAATCCCAAATAAGCCCcgaaagttttaaaaataaattgtagaTAATTGCTCTAACCAACCATTTTGTCAATGATACAAGTCTCCAAATTTCTGCATTGCAttacaaattataaaatatttgatcATAAAATAAGTCGattatatcaaattaaa
This genomic interval from Manihot esculenta cultivar AM560-2 chromosome 12, M.esculenta_v8, whole genome shotgun sequence contains the following:
- the LOC110628590 gene encoding isopentenyl-diphosphate Delta-isomerase I, with translation MSLPSRRLTPTATRLSSSLPSSASPHFPSIHFASPSLLRSPLSLTTSSTSSFSRLFASSPPATPITSTMGDVPDADMDAVQRRLMFDDECILVDENDRVVGHASKYNCHLWENILKGNSLHRAFSIFLFNSKYELLLQQRSGTKVTFPLVWTNTCCSHPLYRESELIDEDALGVRNAAQRKLLDELGIPAEDVPVDQFISLGRILYKAPSDGKWGEHELDYLLFIISDVNVNPNPDEVADVKYVNRDELKELLRKADAGEEGIKLSPWFRLVVDNFLLKWWEHVEKGTLKEAVDMKTIHKLI
- the LOC110627352 gene encoding seipin-1, whose protein sequence is MQTQVELQVLQVETLKNLRLSLVIDLQCSAMEEEEEENEPQADWVVKIISFQADIIYNCIITLLSPFMLVFSMAFESYRRTEAAAATVESAVLKVPSKITHGSFILVRKIGVGALGAVHVLIILVSVMMLAGALGVGLVQLWVEEPLLLRQKLFFDYADVNPKAVFMFGGVDGGIIKKRQMGIPIGHTFHVNLQLLMPDSDYNRQVGMFQLAAEILSSNGNVVSKSSKPCMLQFRSLPIRLLQTCLMSIPLVLGISAETQRISVEILKHKEGYPRTKAIRVTLIPRAGTSYLPQLYEAEVIVNSRLPWTKQLVRNWKWTISIWATIYIYIFLLITLICCCRPLLFPWTVMNFSEHDNMDGNSSATEMVESEKEPRDEREVSDLMRKWQQRRRRRRTIFLQKDIAETEGSSASSMCITREDTSVVVEEDIGESESVCLGD
- the LOC110627874 gene encoding WRKY transcription factor SUSIBA2, yielding MDDNPPPQQPSSKTLVSSSIAHIDNFTDVDYTISSNDASENAIRGSIAQRRAAKFGFKAEKINTARFRTTSPLASPAEVGVRSPCITIPPGISPTALLDSPIMLPNSQPSPTTGTFPLPCLHYESSMLNTVVPADANKGSNAGSFRFKPHKNPDPLPDFATLENQGNNVNYQAVVSVGPSMAFEFPVEFSKEATTENCAGGSATEMKVLNGTLANSDLSDVEMGHTDVAGNQTSIQMEPIPGENVGAHNPHEEDKRTLPAPGNGRNSEDGYNWRKYGQKQVKGSEYPRSYYKCTHPNCEVKKKIEHSHDGQIMEIIYKGAHNHPKPQPNCRAQVGSASSFDEMPEMDEGGEIRVKVEVGSVWKNSKPGPEDVKVGSEWKADGLERTSSASVVTELSDLLSATQRKSMSTFKSAGTPELSSTLVGNDDDCDDGATQGSISLGVDADVEESESKRRKMESCGVETSLASRAVREPRVVVQIESEIDILDDGYRWRKYGQKVVKGNPNPRSYYKCTSAGCSVRKHVERASHNLKYVITTYEGKHNHEVPAARNSNTMNSGGGSLSQITTNTQPALALARNTGPKPETQIQDFVPGFNRKPVFNNDYLRPSFAGNFSNGMKLGASTIYPLKYPTFQHTMPYGPFEINRSATHHSGSIASLVPDFPISLPSSINASVGLSLAGADFNYNGKPIGQSQALLSGQQMVKPKQEQRDDNLYDAEQSIIDHVNASPSSSSVYQRMRNFPS
- the LOC110627354 gene encoding putative 4-hydroxy-4-methyl-2-oxoglutarate aldolase 2; translation: MALATTAEVCDANPQLIVSGELRALQPIFQIYGRRQVFSGPVVTLKVFEDNVLIREFLEEKGNGRVLVVDGGGSLRCAILGGNPVVQAQNNGWAGIVVNGCIRDVDEINGCDIGVRALASHPMKANKKGIGEKHVPITIGGTRICDGEWLYADTDGILISRTELSV